A section of the Halichoerus grypus chromosome 11, mHalGry1.hap1.1, whole genome shotgun sequence genome encodes:
- the CATSPERH gene encoding cation channel sperm-associated auxiliary subunit TMEM262, which yields MRWRDRLAVLFFPQGMVLTAAALMLFLIHLGVFASDVHNFCVTHRYDRMSFHYTVVLMFSQVMSICWAAMGSLYAEMTDDKFLRCFALTILMLNGAMFFNRLSLEFLAIQYRQEYH from the exons ATGCGGTGGCGGGACCGGCTGGCTGTGCTCTTCTTCCCACAAGGCATGGTGCTCACTGCAGCTGCCCTGATGCTCTTCCTCATACACCTTGGGGTCTTTGCCAGCGACGTGCACAACTTCTGCGTCACCCACCGCTACGACCGCATGAGCTTCCATTACACAGTTGTCCTGATG TTCTCCCAGGTGATGAGCATCTGCTGGGCTGCCATGGGGTCACTCTACGCTGAGATGACAGATGACAAGTTTCTTCGGTGCTTTGCCCTGACCATCCTGA tgCTAAATGGAGCCATGTTCTTCAACCGCCTGTCCCTTGAGTTTCTGGCCATCCAGTACCGTCAGGAGTACCACTGA
- the ZFPL1 gene encoding zinc finger protein-like 1 isoform X2 — translation MRSPKAWEAGAPNSNPAMLFTCCVSSDLFHWACLNERAAQLPRNTAPAGYQCPTCSGPIFPPTNLAGPVASALREKLATVNWARAGLGLPLIDEVVSPEPEPLNTSDFSDWSSFTANGTPEQEEITSASAAPSFYSQVPRPPASPSRPEQHTVIHMGNPEPLTHASAPRKVYDTRDDDRSPGLHGDCDDDKYRRRPALGWLAQLLRSRAGSRKRPLTLLQRAGLLLLLGLLGFLALLALMSRLGRAAADSDPNLDPLMNPHIRVGPS, via the exons ATGAGATCTCCCAAAGCTTGGGAGGCTGGAGCCCCAAATTCTAATCCTGCTATGTTATTTACCTGCTGTGTGAGCTCAG ACCTCTTCCACTGGGCCTGCCTCAATGAACGTGCTGCCCAGCTGCCCCGAAACACAGCTCCTGCTGGCTACCAGTGCCCCACCTGCAGTGGCCCCATCTTCCCCCCAACCAACCTGGCTGGCCCTGTGGCTTCTGCACTGAGAGAGAAGCTGGCCACGGTCAACTGGGCCCGGGCAGGACTGGGCCTTCCTCTG ATCGATGAGGTGGTGAGCCCGGAACCCGAGCCTCTCAACACCTCTGACTTCTCTGACTGGTCTAGCTTTACTG CCAATGGTACCCCTGAACAGGAGGAGATAACCAGCGCTTCCGCTGCCCCGTCCTTCTACAGCCAAGTCCCCCGGCCCCCTGCTTCCCCGAGCCGACCCGAGCAGCACACAGTGATCCACATGGGCAATCCTGAGCCCTTGACTCACG CCTCAGCCCCGAGGAAGGTGTATGACACGCGGGATGATGACCGTTCACCAGGCCTCCACGGGGACTGTGATGACGACAAGTACCGTCGCCGGCCTGCCCTGGGTTGGCTGGCCCAGCTGCTCAG GAGCCGGGCTGGGTCTCGGAAGCGGCCGCTGACGCTGCTGCAGCGGGCGGGGCTTCTGctgctcctggggctcctgggcttCTTGGCCCTCCTCGCGCTCATGTCTCGCCTGGGCCGAGCTGCAGCTGACAGCGATCCCAACCTGGACCCACTCATGAACCCTCACATCCGCGTGGGACCCTCCTGA
- the ZFPL1 gene encoding zinc finger protein-like 1 isoform X1 yields the protein MGLCKCPKRKVTNLFCFEHRVNVCEHCLVANHAKCIVQSYLQWLQDSDYNPNCRLCNIPLANRETTRLVCYDLFHWACLNERAAQLPRNTAPAGYQCPTCSGPIFPPTNLAGPVASALREKLATVNWARAGLGLPLIDEVVSPEPEPLNTSDFSDWSSFTANGTPEQEEITSASAAPSFYSQVPRPPASPSRPEQHTVIHMGNPEPLTHASAPRKVYDTRDDDRSPGLHGDCDDDKYRRRPALGWLAQLLRSRAGSRKRPLTLLQRAGLLLLLGLLGFLALLALMSRLGRAAADSDPNLDPLMNPHIRVGPS from the exons ATGGGACTTTGCAAGTGCCCCAAGAGGAAGGTGACCAATCTGTTTTGCTTCGAACATCGGGTCAACGTCTGCGAGCACTGCCTGGTAGCCAATCACGCCAAG tGCATCGTCCAGTCCTATCTGCAGTGGCTCCAAGATAGCGACTACAATCCGAATTGCCGCCTGTGCAACATACCCCTCGCCAACCGGGAGACAACCCGCCTCGTCTGTTATG ACCTCTTCCACTGGGCCTGCCTCAATGAACGTGCTGCCCAGCTGCCCCGAAACACAGCTCCTGCTGGCTACCAGTGCCCCACCTGCAGTGGCCCCATCTTCCCCCCAACCAACCTGGCTGGCCCTGTGGCTTCTGCACTGAGAGAGAAGCTGGCCACGGTCAACTGGGCCCGGGCAGGACTGGGCCTTCCTCTG ATCGATGAGGTGGTGAGCCCGGAACCCGAGCCTCTCAACACCTCTGACTTCTCTGACTGGTCTAGCTTTACTG CCAATGGTACCCCTGAACAGGAGGAGATAACCAGCGCTTCCGCTGCCCCGTCCTTCTACAGCCAAGTCCCCCGGCCCCCTGCTTCCCCGAGCCGACCCGAGCAGCACACAGTGATCCACATGGGCAATCCTGAGCCCTTGACTCACG CCTCAGCCCCGAGGAAGGTGTATGACACGCGGGATGATGACCGTTCACCAGGCCTCCACGGGGACTGTGATGACGACAAGTACCGTCGCCGGCCTGCCCTGGGTTGGCTGGCCCAGCTGCTCAG GAGCCGGGCTGGGTCTCGGAAGCGGCCGCTGACGCTGCTGCAGCGGGCGGGGCTTCTGctgctcctggggctcctgggcttCTTGGCCCTCCTCGCGCTCATGTCTCGCCTGGGCCGAGCTGCAGCTGACAGCGATCCCAACCTGGACCCACTCATGAACCCTCACATCCGCGTGGGACCCTCCTGA